CGTGGTACGCGCTGCCCGCGCTGCCCCAGTACAGGATGTCGCCCGGCTGCAGGTTGTCCAGCGACACCTGGGTGCCGGCGGTCGACTGGTCCTGGGAGACGCGCGGCAGGCTGATGCCGACCTGCTTGAAGGCGGTCTGCATGAGACCCGAGCAGTCCCAGGAGTTGGGGCCGGTGCCGCCGGAGACGTAGGCGTCGCCGATCTGCGCCTTCACGAAGGCGATGACGGCGGCGGCCGAACCGGTCGCCGTGGACGTGCTGGTGCTGGTGTAACTGCTGGAACTGTCGCTCGACGTCGAGGTGAGCGTGGTCCGCTCGGCGTTGCGCGTGGCACGCTCGGCGGCGGCCTTGCGGGCGGCCTCGGCCTTCTTCGTGGCCTCCGCCTTCGCGTCGGCGAGGTCCTTCTTGGCCTCCTTGGCGGCGGCCGCGGCGGCCGCGTCACGCTCGGCCTGCAGCTGGTAGTTCGCCGCGGCCTGCTGTGTGGCCTGAGCGGACTGCGCGACCTGGGCGGCCAGGTCGCCCGTGAGCACGGGCAGTTCGAGCGTCTGCGTCACCGGCTCGGCGGCGTTCGCCGAACCGGCCGCAGCGGCGACGGCCAGCGTGCCGAGTACACCACTGGCGACTCCGGTCCGCATCGCGATCGTCGACGCGCTGCGGCGGGGTTTCCGGTGGCTGCGTATGTGAGCGGTGTGGGACATGGGACCAAGCGATATCAGGGGCTCCTCCATACCTTCAAGAAACGTGTGCTGCGCCACAGTTGTTCAATCGCTGTCCCAATTCCCCCGCCTCGGGTTCTTTATTGACGCCGTAACGGACAATACGGGCACAGGTGATCAAGCCTGTGATCACGGTCTTTCATTGTTAAGTCCGAATTGCCCTCGGCCTAACACCGGTTGGGACCGTTGGCCAAGCCCCCTTGTTGTGCGCCTCTTGTGGATGTGGTGCAGGTCACGGAACGGTTACCGCGGCCGCCGCGCCTCGCGCAGGCGGTGGGACCGCTTCCGCTCGTGAACGCGTGAACGCGTGCACGCGTCCACACCTCGCCCCGCCCTCCCTCTGATGTGTGAATGCGGTCCTCTATCAGGGCGCCGCGCCCATCGCCAATTTGCATGCAAGGGAAGATTCTTGATATTGAGATGCCCCTCGCGGCCTGCGGTGACGGGCGTAAATGTCACTTCTTGTGACCACTCTGACGCTTCGCGTATGTAGATCACCGCTGATATGACTTCATGATCCTTCGTCAGGTGGTGGAGATCACAAAGCTTGTGTAATACCCCGTGTCGCAGATCACAGATCGGCGGGCATAGGATGCGAGGCAGTTGGGCTTGTGACCTGCTTCACATGTTCGCGATCTTCGTCGGGACGGGCGGGGTTCGTGGGCCGGTGAGGCTGACGTGAGTCCGATGCCATCGCCAGCAGTCAGTGCCGACTGAGAGGAGCGAGGAGCGGTGAACGCGTATGCGCCCATCCTCGTACTGGGAGCCCTCGGGGCAGGCTTTGCGATCTTCTCCGTGGTCATGGCCACGCTGATCGGGCCGAAGCGGTACAACCGCGCCAAGCTCGAGGCCTACGAGTGCGGTATCGAGCCGACCCCCACGCCGGCCGGCGGCGGGCGCTTCCCCATCAAGTACTACCTGACGGCGATGCTCTTCATCGTCTTCGACATCGAGATCGTCTTCCTCTACCCCTGGGCCGTCACCTTCGACGCCCTGGGTGTTTTCGGGCTCGTGGAGATGCTGCTCTTCGTGCTCACCGTCTTCGTCGCGTACGCGTACGTATGGCGGCGCGGCGGCCTGGAATGGGACTGAGGGGCCTTTAGCCATGGGACTCGAAGAAAAGCTGCCGAGTGGTTTCCTGCTGACCACCGTCGAGCAGGCCGCGGGCTGGGTGCGCAAGGCGTCCGTCTTCCCCGCCACGTTCGGCCTCGCGTGCTGTGCCATCGAGATGATGACCACCGGCGCCGGCCGCTACGACCTGGCGCGCTTCGGTATGGAGGTCTTCCGGGGTTCGCCCCGCCAGGCGGACCTGATGATCGTCGCCGGCCGGGTCAGCCAGAAGATGGCGCCGGTGCTCCGGCAGGTCTACGACCAGATGCCCAACCCCAAGTGGGTCATCTCCATGGGCGTGTGCGCCTCCTCCGGAGGCATGTTCAACAACTACGCGATCGTCCAGGGCGTCGACCACATCGTCCCCGTCGACATCTACCTCCCGGGCTGCCCGCCGCGCCCCGAGATGCTGATCGACGCGATCCTCAAGCTCCACCACAAGATCCAGAACTCCAAGCTGGGCGTGAACGCCGAGGAAGCGGCCCGCGAGGCGGAGGAAGCGGCGCTCAAGGCCCTGCCCACGATCGAGATGAAGGGGCTGCTGCGGTGAGCGACGCGAACGGGGTGAACCCCGAGAAGGATCTCTCCTCCTCCAACCTCCCCGGCCAGCGAGGCCAGGGCGGCGAGGAGGTCCGCGTCCAGCGAGGCATGTTCGGAGCGAACAACGGCGGCGACACCTCCGGCTACGGCGGCCTGGTCCGCTCGGTCCGCCTCCCGGGAGCGGCGAGCCGGCCCTACGGCGGCTGGTTCGACGAGGTCGCCGACGAACTCGAGGGCGCGCTGGAGGAGCAGGGCCTGCTCCCCGAGAACGCGATCGAGAAGACGGTCGTCGACCGCGACGAGCTCACCTTCCACATCGAGCGCGAGCACCTGCTCGGCGTCGCCCGCACCCTGCGCGACGACCCGGCCCTGCGCTTCGAGCTCTGTACCGGCGTCAGCGCCGTGCACTACCCGGGCGACAAGGGGCGCGAGCTGCACGCCGTCTACCACCTGCGCTCGATCACCCACAACCGGCTGATCCGCCTGGAGGTCAGCGCCCCGGACGCCGACCCGCACATGCCGTCCCTGGTCTCCGTGTATCCGACCAACGACTGGCACGAGCGCGAGACCTACGACTTCTTCGGGATCGTCTTCGACGATCACCCGGCCCTGACGCGGATCATGATGCCGGACGACTGGCAGGGCCATCCGCAGCGCAAGGACTACCCCCTCGGCGGCATCCCCGTCGAGTACAAGGGCGCCCAGATCCCGGCTCCGGACCAGCGGAGGTCGTACTCGTGAGCACACAGTCAGCATCCGCGGCCTCCGCCGCCTCGCCGCGCGAGACCACCGAGGGCACCGTGTACACGGTCACCGGTGGCGACTGGGACGAGGTCGTCCGGTCCGCGGCCCGCGCCGACGACGAGCGCATCGTCGTCAACATGGGGCCCCAGCACCCCTCCACCCACGGGGTGCTCCGCCTCATCCTGGAGATCGAGGGCGAGACGGTCACCGAGGCCCGCTGCGGCATCGGCTACCTCCACACCGGCATCGAGAAGAACCTCGAGTACCGCACGTGGACACAGGGCACCACGTTCGTGACGCGCATGGACTACCTGACGTCCTTCTTCAACGAGACCGCCTACTGTCTCGCCGTCGAGAAGCTCCTCGGCGTCGAGGACCAGATCACCGAGCGAGCCAAGATCATCCGGGTGCTCCTGATGGAGCTGAACCGGATGTCCTCCCACCTGGTGTGCATCGCCACCGGCGGCATGGAACTCGGCGCCACCACGATCATGATCTACGGATTCCGTGATCGTGAACTGATTCTCGACATCTACGAGCTCATCACGGGCCTGCGGATGAACCACGCGTACATCCGTCCCGGCGGACTCGCCCAGGACCTGCCGCCCGGCGCGGTGGACCAGATCCGCGAGTTCGTGAAGAAGATGAAGAAGAACCTCCCCGAGTACGACAAGCTCGCCACCGGGAACCCCATCTTCAAGGCCCGTATGCAGGACGTCGGCTATCTCGACCTGGCCGGCTGCATGGCCCTCGGCGCCACCGGCCCGATCCTGCGCTCCACCGGCCTCCCGCACGACCTGCGCAAGACGCAGCCGTACTGCGACTACGAGACGTACGACTTCGACGTCCCGACCGCCGACTCCTGCGACTCCTACGGCCGCTTCCTGATCCGGCTGGAGGAGATGCGCCAGTCGCTCAGGATCGTCGAGCAGTGCCTGGACCGGCTGCAGCCCGGCCCGGTCATGGTCGCCGACCGGAAGATCGCCTGGCCCGCCCAGCTCGCCCTGGGACCCGACGGTCTCGGCAACTCCCTCGACCACATCAAGAAGATCATGGGCACCTCCATGGAGGCCCTGATCCACCACTTCAAGCTGGTCACCGAGGGCTTCCGCGTACCGCCGGGACAGGCGTACGTGGCCGTCGAGTCACCCAAGGGCGAACTCGGGGTGCACGCCGTCTCCGACGGAGGCACCCGCCCCTACCGGGTCCACTTCCGGGACCCGTCCTTCACCAACCTGCAGGCCATGGCGGCGATGTGCGAGGGCGGCCAGGTCGCCGACGTCATCGTCGCCGTCGCCTCCATCGACCCCGTGATGGGAGGCGTCGACCGGTGACCATCTCTTCTTCCGCGCAGGGCGTCAGCCTGGGCATGCCCGAACTGCCCGCGCCCGCCTACCCGGACGACGTCCGCGCCCGGCTGGAGGCGGACGCGCGCGAGATCATCGCCCGCTACCCCGACTCCCGGTCCGCGCTCCTGCCGTTGCTGCACCTCGTGCAGGCGGAGGAGGGCCACGTCACGCGCACCGGGATGCGGTTCTGCGCGGACGTGCTGGACCTGACCACGGCCGAGGTCACCGCGGTCGCCACCTTCTACACCATGTACCGGCGCCGCCCCAGCGGCGACTACCAGGTGGGCGTCTGCACCAACACGCTGTGCGCGGTGATGGGCGGCGACGCGATCTTCGAGGAGCTCCAGGAGTACCTGGGTGTCGGCAACGGTGGGACCACCGACGACGGAAAGATCACTCTGGAGCACATCGAGTGCAACGCGGCCTGCGACTTCGCGCCGGTCGTGATGGTCAACTGGGAGTTCTTCGACAACCAGACCGTGCAGAGCGCCAAACGCATGGTGGACGACCTGCGGATCGGACGCACGGTCTCGCCGACGCGCGGTGCGCCGCTGTGCACCTTCAAGGAGACCGCCCGGATCCTGGCGGGCTTCCCCGACGAGCGGGACGGGGCCGTCGAGGCGAGCGGCAGTGCGGGACCGGCGTCGCTGGCGGGTCTTCGCCTGGCAAGGGGAGAGACCGCACCCGCGCGCGTGGTCCACCCGCGGGACGGCGGGCCGCACGACGAGCCGCAGGACCGGGCGGTGCACGAGCCGTCGCCCACCGAGCACCTGAGTTCGCACGACGCGCCGCAGGAGACGTCGGCCTCCGACCCGGCCCACCCGGCAGGGCCTACCGCCGAGGAGGGGGAGTGATGACCTTGGCACCCGAACTGAAAGGCAGCAGCCCC
The Streptomyces sp. NBC_01485 genome window above contains:
- a CDS encoding NADH-quinone oxidoreductase subunit D, with product MSTQSASAASAASPRETTEGTVYTVTGGDWDEVVRSAARADDERIVVNMGPQHPSTHGVLRLILEIEGETVTEARCGIGYLHTGIEKNLEYRTWTQGTTFVTRMDYLTSFFNETAYCLAVEKLLGVEDQITERAKIIRVLLMELNRMSSHLVCIATGGMELGATTIMIYGFRDRELILDIYELITGLRMNHAYIRPGGLAQDLPPGAVDQIREFVKKMKKNLPEYDKLATGNPIFKARMQDVGYLDLAGCMALGATGPILRSTGLPHDLRKTQPYCDYETYDFDVPTADSCDSYGRFLIRLEEMRQSLRIVEQCLDRLQPGPVMVADRKIAWPAQLALGPDGLGNSLDHIKKIMGTSMEALIHHFKLVTEGFRVPPGQAYVAVESPKGELGVHAVSDGGTRPYRVHFRDPSFTNLQAMAAMCEGGQVADVIVAVASIDPVMGGVDR
- a CDS encoding C40 family peptidase, translated to MSHTAHIRSHRKPRRSASTIAMRTGVASGVLGTLAVAAAAGSANAAEPVTQTLELPVLTGDLAAQVAQSAQATQQAAANYQLQAERDAAAAAAAKEAKKDLADAKAEATKKAEAARKAAAERATRNAERTTLTSTSSDSSSSYTSTSTSTATGSAAAVIAFVKAQIGDAYVSGGTGPNSWDCSGLMQTAFKQVGISLPRVSQDQSTAGTQVSLDNLQPGDILYWGSAGSAYHVAVYVGDGMFVGAQNPSTGVAEKPLSYDPPTGAVRVL
- a CDS encoding NADH-quinone oxidoreductase subunit C; protein product: MSDANGVNPEKDLSSSNLPGQRGQGGEEVRVQRGMFGANNGGDTSGYGGLVRSVRLPGAASRPYGGWFDEVADELEGALEEQGLLPENAIEKTVVDRDELTFHIEREHLLGVARTLRDDPALRFELCTGVSAVHYPGDKGRELHAVYHLRSITHNRLIRLEVSAPDADPHMPSLVSVYPTNDWHERETYDFFGIVFDDHPALTRIMMPDDWQGHPQRKDYPLGGIPVEYKGAQIPAPDQRRSYS
- a CDS encoding NADH-quinone oxidoreductase subunit A; the protein is MNAYAPILVLGALGAGFAIFSVVMATLIGPKRYNRAKLEAYECGIEPTPTPAGGGRFPIKYYLTAMLFIVFDIEIVFLYPWAVTFDALGVFGLVEMLLFVLTVFVAYAYVWRRGGLEWD
- the nuoE gene encoding NADH-quinone oxidoreductase subunit NuoE, producing the protein MTISSSAQGVSLGMPELPAPAYPDDVRARLEADAREIIARYPDSRSALLPLLHLVQAEEGHVTRTGMRFCADVLDLTTAEVTAVATFYTMYRRRPSGDYQVGVCTNTLCAVMGGDAIFEELQEYLGVGNGGTTDDGKITLEHIECNAACDFAPVVMVNWEFFDNQTVQSAKRMVDDLRIGRTVSPTRGAPLCTFKETARILAGFPDERDGAVEASGSAGPASLAGLRLARGETAPARVVHPRDGGPHDEPQDRAVHEPSPTEHLSSHDAPQETSASDPAHPAGPTAEEGE
- a CDS encoding NuoB/complex I 20 kDa subunit family protein, whose protein sequence is MGLEEKLPSGFLLTTVEQAAGWVRKASVFPATFGLACCAIEMMTTGAGRYDLARFGMEVFRGSPRQADLMIVAGRVSQKMAPVLRQVYDQMPNPKWVISMGVCASSGGMFNNYAIVQGVDHIVPVDIYLPGCPPRPEMLIDAILKLHHKIQNSKLGVNAEEAAREAEEAALKALPTIEMKGLLR